The Juglans regia cultivar Chandler chromosome 1, Walnut 2.0, whole genome shotgun sequence nucleotide sequence GTAAGGATGTGATGTTTCCAAACTCCTTTTTTCTCTTGGCACCTTTTCTGCTGGGGATACCTTCCAACCAAATAACACCACACCTTTAATAACAACCCCATCCATCTTTTCTATAACGTTAGGACATCAGCATTTCCATTTCCTTATTATGAGAGTCTTCGTCAACCAATTAACATAATTGCtcacaatattataaaactaaacccaattgtcttctctctctctctctctctctccctcttcgtCAACAATTATTGTCCTTCAATTAAAATCTTCCCCGGTGTCGTATGTGGCCCGCAGCAACTCAAATCAGGTAATTTCACTTGGACACGTGGCAAGGCAGCATACTCTGGACTCACCAGACGACATCCCTTGACACAACGTGGGTTTGGCCGTTTCACCCATTTAAGCCCCGCCTTGTCACTGAAAAATCTAAGCAGCTCCTTCCGAGATGCACTTTTCTTCCAAAACGTTGGACACGAATGCACCAGATCTCCATTGTTCCCTGTTTCAGCTCCCACCAGATTTCCTCCCCCGCACAGTGGAACTTCCTCGTCTATCACGATCCTCTGAGCCCCACCCCCACCATCGGCAATCTCCTGCAATTCCCTCGCAACCTCGAGGGCCCTCAACACTTCTGCCATCGTGGGCCGTTGATTTCTTTCTTCACACAAACATCTATACGCTATGTTTGTATACACCTTCAAGCACTCTGGGGCAATCACACCCATCAGACGGCTATCAATGATCTGATCAACCGTACCCTCTTCGTAACAACGCCTGGCCCATTGGGCCAAACTGTGTTGCTCCTCGTCTAGCCCATTATCCACTGCTGGCCTGGCACACAACACCTCGAATAACACCACCCCAAACCCGTAAACATCGGACTTCACCGTTAGATGACAGGTCAAGTAATAGTCCGGGTCCAAATACCCGAACGTGCCCCTCACCTTCGTGGTGACATGGCTTTTGGACAAGCTTGTTGGGCCCAGCCTGGAAAGCCCAAAGTCCGAAACCTTGGCCACCCAGTCCTCGTCCAAAAGAATATTGCTGGTCTTGACGTCGCGGTGGATTATCGTGGGTTCCGCACCTTCGTGGAGGTACGTTAGCCCTCTAGCAGTACCGATGCAAATCTCCAGCCTCTGCTTCCAAGACAATGGAGGATCATCCGTGTTGTAAAGATGATGGCGGAGCGTTTTATGAGCCATGAAGTCATACACAATGATCATGGACTGTTCGTCGTCGCAGTAACCGATCAAAGAGACCAGGTGGGGGTGACGGAGCTTTGATAGCATTTCGATCTCGGTTCTAAACTCTTGAGACCCTTGCATCGAAGCTGGCCCGATGATCTTGATGGCAACCGGGGTGCGTCCGCCATCGATGTAGCCTTTGAACACCTGACCACAACCTCCTCTTCCAATGATACGATTCCTTGCAAAGCTGTTTGTGGCAGCACGAATCTCCTCCAATGTGAAGCGGCGGCACAAT carries:
- the LOC108988051 gene encoding receptor-like protein kinase FERONIA, which encodes MQHSCKYSYVHLSFSVFVFLNYLTIITSNPFSPDYFPIPNLALNCGSSAISTDPDGREWIGDIGSQFFSPQQSKDSSIVSNFISQEPSFNRIPYSTARIFVSQFTYTFRISPGPKFIRLHFRPAKYKSLGRSKDYFTVTAGPFTLLRDFSASHTADFLGSKFLVKEFSVNLEKHRSLKITFTPSKDASHDAYAFINGIEIVSMPTGLDYTRFGNKGAGRRSDFLVKKNTSLESTGPQPKDSLHRPPAPNPTTYSKNKKTLLLLTIVGVALGVATIFFLLGLKIFLQRKKVKTNDIKTSPSLEGLCRRFTLEEIRAATNSFARNRIIGRGGCGQVFKGYIDGGRTPVAIKIIGPASMQGSQEFRTEIEMLSKLRHPHLVSLIGYCDDEQSMIIVYDFMAHKTLRHHLYNTDDPPLSWKQRLEICIGTARGLTYLHEGAEPTIIHRDVKTSNILLDEDWVAKVSDFGLSRLGPTSLSKSHVTTKVRGTFGYLDPDYYLTCHLTVKSDVYGFGVVLFEVLCARPAVDNGLDEEQHSLAQWARRCYEEGTVDQIIDSRLMGVIAPECLKVYTNIAYRCLCEERNQRPTMAEVLRALEVARELQEIADGGGGAQRIVIDEEVPLCGGGNLVGAETGNNGDLVHSCPTFWKKSASRKELLRFFSDKAGLKWVKRPNPRCVKGCRLVSPEYAALPRVQVKLPDLSCCGPHTTPGKILIEGQ